The Chryseobacterium sp. LJ668 genome segment CAACTCTTGTCGGTTCATAATCTTCGTAGAATGCTTTTACTTCTTTGATGAGAAGATTTAATTCAGATAAAATCCATCTGTCAATTTCCGGACGGTTTTCAATGTCTTTTTCAGAATAATTGAATCCGTCTACATTGGCGTACAAAGCAAAGAAAGAATAGGTGTTGTAAAGTGTTCCAAAGAATTTTCTTCGTACTTCATCAATTCCTTCAATATCAAATTTCAGGTTTTCCCAAGGATTGGCATTCGAAATCATGTACCAACGTGTCGCATCCGGTCCATAGACGGCTAAAGTTTCGAATGGATCGACTGCATTTCCCAATCGTTTTGACATTTTCTGGCCGTTTTTGTCCAAAACAAGTCCGTTACTCATTACATTTTTATAAGCAACAGAATCAAAAACGGCTGTTCCTATCGCATGAAGCGTGTAAAACCAACCACGGGTCTGGTCAACGCCTTCCGCGATGAAATCTGCAGGGAAGGCTTTATTGGTGTCAATTAATTCTTTATTTTCAAACGGATAATGCAGTTGTGCATACGGCATCGCACCTGAGTCAAACCAGACATCGATCAAGTCGGTTTCGCGTATCATTGCTTTTCCTGATTCTGAAACTAAAACTATTTTGTCAACGATATTCTTGTGTAAATCAACCAAAGAGTAGTTCTCTTCAGACATATTTCCGATCTCAAATCCTTTGAACGGGTTTTCTTTCATCAATCCTGCTTTGATTGATTTTTCGATTTCATTATACAATTCTTCTACAGAACCGATGATGATTTCTTCCTGTGCTGAACCTGTTGAAGGATCTGTTCTCCAGATTGGCAACGGGATTCCCCAGTATCTGGCGCGGGAAAGATTCCAGTCATTCACGTTTTCAAGCCAGTTAGCAAAACGGCCTTCTCCTGTAGCTTTTGGTTTCCAGTTGATTTCTTTATTTAAATCTACCAAACGATCTTTTACAGCCGTCATTTTCACGAACCAAGAATCTAACGGATAATATAAAAGTGGCTCATCAGTTCTCCAACTGTGTGGGTAACTGTGAACGTATTTTTCAACTTTAAAAGCTTTATTTTCTTCTTTTAAACGAATGGCGATTTCTACATCAACAGATTTTTCTGGTGCTGTTCCTGCGTCGTAATATTCGTTTTTCACATATTTACCTGCGAAATCTCCCATTTGCGAAGTAAACTTTCCTTGCATATTTACCAACGGAACTGGATTCCCAAATTCATTTAAAACCAACATTGGCGGTACTTCAGGGGTCGCTTCTTTGGCAACTTTCGCATCATCAGCACCGAAAGTAGGCGCAGTATGAACGATTCCTGTACCGTCTTCCGTTGTAACAAAATCTCCTGAAATAACTCTGAAAGCATTTTCCGGATTTTGGTAAGGTAAAGTGTAGGGCAATAATTGCTCATATTTTATTCCAACCAAATCAGAACCTTTGAATTCCCCAAGAATCTGGAAAGGAATGGTTTTGCTTGATGAAGTATAATTGGCAAAATCTTCGTCGGTTCCTTCGATGAATTTTTTTCCGAACTGCTTTCCAATCAAAGGTTTAGCCAAAACAATGTTGATCGGCTCAAAAGTATATTGGTTGAATGTTTTTACTAAAACATAATCAATTTTTGGTCCAACTGTTAAAGCGGTATTTGAAGGTAATGTCCATGGAGTGGTGGTCCATGCCAAGAAATGTACATCTCCAAAACCTTGTAAAAATGAAGGCAATGTTTCTGGAAGTGTTTTGAACTGTGCGACAATCGTTGTGTCGGTCACGTCACGGTAAGCTCCCGGCTGGTTGACTTCGTGAGAAGAAAGTCCGGTTCCTGCTTTCGGAGAATACGGCTGGATCGTGTAGCCTTTATACAACAAATCTTTGCTGTACAATTGCTTCAACAACCACCAAACCGTTTCCATATATTTTGATTTGTAGGTGATATACGGATCTTCAAGATCAACCCAATAACCGATTTTTTCAGTCAGATGATTCCAGACATCGGTGTACCGCATTACCGCTTCACGACAGGCTTTGTTGTAATCTTCAATCGAAATTTTTTTGCCAATATCTTCTTTCGTGATTCCGAGTTCTTTTTCAACTCCTAATTCTACAGGAAGTCCGTGCGTATCCCAACCCGCTTTACGGAAAACCTGTTTCCCGTTTTGAGTCTGATAACGACAGAAAATATCTTTTAACGCTCTTGCCATCACGTGGTGAATTCCGGGCATCCCGTTTGCTGAAGGCGGACCTTCATAAAATACAAACTCCGGATTTCCTTCACGGGTTTCCACACTTTTTTCAAAGGTTTTATTGGCTTTCCAAAATTCCGCAACATTCTCGGCTACGTCTATCAGGTTGAGGTTTTTATATTCTTTAAATTGGCTCATTGTAATTTATCAATTGTGATGATTAATCAAGTTGGCAAATTTAGTGATTTTTGTCGGTTTATAATATATGTTTTATTTTGATTCGGATTATTGAAAAGTTTGCGAAAATTGAAGCGTTTTTGAAAGTGAGTTGTAAATGGTTAAATGTAAATTTTCAAATTGTCTTACTAATAAAATCTGTGATTTTCATCAATAGGAGCGGGCTTTAGCCCGCTTTCAATATGGATATATAATTGGCTTTAGCCAAAACTTACTTTACTCTCGCAGATTTTTAATTTAATCTAAAAAGATCATCTGTGAAAATCTGTGCAATCTGCGGGAACAAAATTTCACATCCGACTTTTAATTTTAATTTAAATAAATTTGTAATCTAAATTTAAACTATTGGAACTCTATCCTTCAATCGAAAAATCAAGTATTCAGGAAATAAAAATTTTTCAGGAAGAAAAACTTCAGGAGCTTTTGAAATATTTGGAAGCAAATTCACCATTTTATCAGAAGTTATTTAAAGAAAATAATATTCTGGTTTCTGAGATTCAAACTTTGGTAGATTTACAGAAAATCCCGACGACTTCAAAGAATGACATTCAGCAGAATAATGAAGATTTTTTCTGTGTCTCGAATGATAAAATTGTTGATTACAGCACAACTTCCGGAACTTTGGGAGATCCTGTAACGTTTGGTTTGTCGGATAATGATCTTGAAAGATTAGCTTATAATGAAGCCATTTCTTTTGCCTGTGCAGGAATTCAGAAGGGTGATGTTGTACAGATGATCACAACGATTGATAAAAGATTCATGGCAGGTTTAGCTTATTTTTTAGGTTTAAGAAAAATGGGAGCAAGTGTTGTAAGAATGGGGCCCGGAATTCCTGAGCTTCAATGGGATTCAATTTTTAGATACAAACCAAAGTACTTAATTACCGTTCCTTCATTTCTTTTAAAAATGATTGATTACGCCGAGAAACACGGAATTGATTATGAAAACTCAAGCGTCTATGGAGCGATTTG includes the following:
- the ileS gene encoding isoleucine--tRNA ligase, which produces MSQFKEYKNLNLIDVAENVAEFWKANKTFEKSVETREGNPEFVFYEGPPSANGMPGIHHVMARALKDIFCRYQTQNGKQVFRKAGWDTHGLPVELGVEKELGITKEDIGKKISIEDYNKACREAVMRYTDVWNHLTEKIGYWVDLEDPYITYKSKYMETVWWLLKQLYSKDLLYKGYTIQPYSPKAGTGLSSHEVNQPGAYRDVTDTTIVAQFKTLPETLPSFLQGFGDVHFLAWTTTPWTLPSNTALTVGPKIDYVLVKTFNQYTFEPINIVLAKPLIGKQFGKKFIEGTDEDFANYTSSSKTIPFQILGEFKGSDLVGIKYEQLLPYTLPYQNPENAFRVISGDFVTTEDGTGIVHTAPTFGADDAKVAKEATPEVPPMLVLNEFGNPVPLVNMQGKFTSQMGDFAGKYVKNEYYDAGTAPEKSVDVEIAIRLKEENKAFKVEKYVHSYPHSWRTDEPLLYYPLDSWFVKMTAVKDRLVDLNKEINWKPKATGEGRFANWLENVNDWNLSRARYWGIPLPIWRTDPSTGSAQEEIIIGSVEELYNEIEKSIKAGLMKENPFKGFEIGNMSEENYSLVDLHKNIVDKIVLVSESGKAMIRETDLIDVWFDSGAMPYAQLHYPFENKELIDTNKAFPADFIAEGVDQTRGWFYTLHAIGTAVFDSVAYKNVMSNGLVLDKNGQKMSKRLGNAVDPFETLAVYGPDATRWYMISNANPWENLKFDIEGIDEVRRKFFGTLYNTYSFFALYANVDGFNYSEKDIENRPEIDRWILSELNLLIKEVKAFYEDYEPTRVARAISNFVNDNLSNWYVRLCRRRFWKGDYSDDKISAYQTLYTCLETVAKLSAPIAPFFMDQLYQDLNNVTTKETCESIHLTDFPVADESLIDQDLVEKTHLAQSITSMVFSLRKKENVKVRQPLQKVLIPVLDKKTEEQILAVAELIKQEVNVKELQLINAEEASHLIVKQIKPNFKSLGSRLGKDMKVVGNEITNLTVEQISSLEKEGKIEVQGYEITMADVEISTKDIPGWTVTSDGKTTVALDLKMTDELKSEGIAREFINRIQNLRKDKDFDLTDRISIILEENTPFLDQIKQNEEYISSEVLSNKIEIVSSLSSFNEIDIDELNFKVNVEKV